A single region of the Candidatus Poribacteria bacterium genome encodes:
- a CDS encoding dCTP deaminase → MFLSDKDIIQYMNKGKIKISPAPDLETQLGSCSIDFRLSNTFRVFEHSKYPYIDLRAEIDTNDLMRRVDVPDGDAFTMQPGEFVLAATKETLELADDVLARLEGRSSLGRLGIIVHSTAGLFDPGWIGIPTLELGNLGRMPVKLYPGMRICAFTFAQLSSSAHVPYQLKPANKYAGQDGPETSRFAKDIEFS, encoded by the coding sequence ATGTTTTTATCAGACAAAGATATTATCCAATATATGAACAAGGGGAAAATTAAAATCTCCCCCGCGCCCGACTTGGAAACACAACTTGGCAGTTGTTCTATCGACTTCAGATTGAGCAACACCTTTCGTGTGTTTGAGCATAGCAAATACCCATACATCGATCTACGTGCAGAGATTGATACCAATGACCTGATGCGGAGGGTTGATGTTCCTGATGGAGATGCCTTCACGATGCAACCCGGTGAGTTCGTCTTAGCAGCAACGAAAGAGACACTTGAATTAGCAGACGATGTCCTGGCACGGCTTGAAGGCAGAAGCAGTTTGGGGAGACTCGGCATTATTGTCCACAGCACCGCAGGACTCTTTGATCCGGGTTGGATCGGCATTCCGACCTTAGAGTTAGGGAATCTCGGTCGCATGCCGGTCAAGTTATACCCCGGTATGCGGATCTGTGCGTTCACTTTTGCGCAGCTTTCTTCCAGTGCCCACGTGCCGTATCAGCTCAAACCTGCGAACAAATATGCGGGGCAAGACGGTCCAGAGACGAGCCGTTTTGCCAAAGACATAGAATTCTCGTAG